A single genomic interval of Pochonia chlamydosporia 170 chromosome 7, whole genome shotgun sequence harbors:
- a CDS encoding cell division control protein (similar to Metarhizium acridum CQMa 102 XP_007808960.1), whose product MEALLSLAFDNLSSYDGPKVRKGLRQVEGLLAQICLSDGRAAQRQKGFVDDDGDTPMSPPRKDLAELSQDPAFREFFKLQEGFEWNVAMRLIGTLDRLMAKGSDGQNDLLILSALDLIQGVLLLHPPSKSLFSREQNMNLLLDLLEPFNCPAIQSATLLTLVVALIDTPSNTRTFEGLDGLLTVTSLFKSRSTSREVKLKLVEFLYCYLMPETPSIPRADQRDSVPAMLQRSPSKLAGAFAAESRRKRTNSSGAVTLTTEEKQELLSRHLSSVEDLVKDLKNCAPFGGVVC is encoded by the exons ATGGAGGCGCTCTTATCACTAGCCTTTGACAACCTCTCCTCCTACGACGGGCCCAAAGTTCGCAAGGGCTTGCGCCAAGTAGAAGGTCTTTTGGCGCAGATATGTCTGTCAGACGGTAGGGCAGCACAGCGCCAAAAGGGTTTTGtggacgacgatggagaCACGCCGATGAGTCCGCCGAGGAAGGACCTCGCTGAGCTGTCGCAGGATCCGGCGTTTCGCGAATTCTTCAAGTTGCAGGAGGGATTTGAGTGGAATGTCGCGATGCGGCTTATTGGGACGCTGGACCGGCTGATGGCCAAGGGGAGCGACGGCCAGAACGACTTGTTGATTTTGAGTGCCCTGGATTTGATTCAGGGTGTCTTGTTGCTGCATCCGCCGAGTAAGAGTTTGTTCTCAAGGGAGCAGAACATGAAT cttcttctggacTTACTTGAGCCATTCAACTGTCCGGCCATTCAGTCCGCAACGCTTTTGACTCTTGTTGTCGCTCTCATCGATACCCCCAGCAACACACGCACTTTCGAGGGCCTCGACGGTCTCCTAACGGTAACTTCGCTCTTCAAATCGAGAAGCACCTCCCGAGAAGTGAAGCTGAAGCTCGTCGAATTCCTCTACTGCTACCTGATGCCTGAAACGCCCTCGATACCACGGGCGGACCAGCGTGACTCTGTGCCCGCGATGCTCCAGCGCAGCCCTAGCAAGCTTGCTGGTGCATTTGCAGCCGAGAGTCGACGTAAACGCACGAACAGCTCTGGCGCGGTGACGTTGACAACGGAAGAGAAGCAGGAACTTCTCAGTCGACACCTTAGCAGCGTTGAGGATCTAGTGAAGGACCTCAAGAACTGCGCTCCCTTTGGGggcgttgtgtgctga
- a CDS encoding geranylgeranyl diphosphate synthase (similar to Trichoderma reesei QM6a XP_006968534.1), with the protein MPSSEQTPSATSPKMTTTTATSSSSNSNSTSISNPTILSSSPPNSNPTIPPRTSSTGLNRSSIAASSSAAAAASSGSHYQNFTQPAPLPNLLSSVVETDLFGGNRHRSRTYSRSHYHHHHSHPHSPSHSPSHSQSHPYATRLPATPISSVVMHSQQPSQPLDPRRYEHEDLNFTPKRSWTDDKEKVVRAPFDYVASHPGKDFRSQLINAFNALLQVPPHRLEIITKAVGMLHESSLLVDDVQDSSELRRGFPVAHNIFGVPQTINSANYIYFLALQELQKLNNPSIIAIFADELVNLHRGQGMDLFWRDTLTCPTEDDYLEMVGNKTGGLFRLGIKLMQVESGSNVDCVPLVNLIGLIFQIRDDYMNLSSREYSDNKGMCEDLTEGKFSFPVIHSIRADPTNMQLINILKQKTNDVQVKRYAVSYMESTGSFEYTREVIGVLIARARKMAADMDGGDGKADGVQKILDRMVVDNK; encoded by the coding sequence ATGCCGTCGTCGGAGCAGACCCCATCTGCCACGTCTCCCAAGATGACGACAACAACCGCGACAAGTAGCAGTTCCAATTCCAATTCAACCTCAATTTCCAATCCTAccatcctctcctcctcaccacccaATTCCAATCCCACCATCCCCCCACGAACCTCGAGCACCGGCCTcaacagaagcagcatcgcagcctcatcttcagcagcagccgccgccagcagTGGCAGCCATTATCAAAACTTCACCCAGCCCGCTCCACTGCCGAACCTTCTCAGCTCCGTCGTAGAAACAGAcctctttggcggcaacCGGCACCGCTCACGGACTTACTCTCGCTCTcactaccaccaccaccactctcaCCCTCACTCACCTTCTCACTCGCCCTCTCACTCGCAATCTCACCCGTATGCGACAAGACTTCCCGCAACACCCATCTCCAGCGTCGTCATGCACTCCCAGCAGCCCTCGCAACCGCTGGACCCCCGGCGCTATGAACACGAAGACCTCAACTTCACGCCTAAGCGCTCCTGGACCGACGACAAGGAAAAAGTAGTCCGCGCCCCCTTCGACTACGTCGCCTCCCACCCCGGCAAAGACTTCCGCTCCCAGctcatcaacgccttcaacGCCCTCCTCCAAGTGCCCCCGCACCGCCtcgaaatcatcaccaaGGCAGTCGGCATGCTCCACGAGTCGTCCCTCCTCGTCGACGACGTCCAGGACTCGTCTGAACTCCGCCGCGGCTTCCCCGTCGCCCACAACATCTTTGGTGTGCCCCAGACCATCAACTCCGCAAACTACATCTACTTCCTCGCCCTCCAGGAGCTACAGAAGCTGAACAACCCGtccatcatcgccatcttcgcCGACGAGCTCGTTAACCTCCACCGCGGCCAGGGCATGGACCTCTTCTGGCGAGACACACTCACCTGTCCCACTGAGGACGACTACCTCGAAATGGTAGGCAACAAGACGGGCGGCCTGTTTCGTCTCGGCATCAAGCTCATGCAGGTTGAGTCGGGCTCTAACGTGGACTGCGTGCCCCTCGTCAACCTCATAggcctcatcttccagaTCCGCGACGACTACATGAATCTCTCGAGTCGCGAGTACAGCGACAACAAGGGCATGTGCGAGGACTTGACAGAGGGTAAATTTTCGTTTCCTGTTATTCACAGCATCAGAGCCGATCCCACCAACATGCAGCtcatcaatatcctcaagcAAAAGACCAACGACGTCCAGGTGAAGAGGTATGCTGTGTCGTACATGGAAAGCACGGGCAGCTTCGAGTACACGCGTGAAGTTATTGGTGTTTTGATCGCGCGGGCGAGAAAGATGGCGGCTGATATGGACGGCGGGGATGGAAAGGCAGATGGCGTGCAAAAGATTTTGGATAGGATGGTTGTTGATAATAAGTGA
- a CDS encoding peroxisomal Pex24-like protein (similar to Metarhizium acridum CQMa 102 XP_007808958.1), with protein MDDFTTEIIASAEDANAGEGGSQPSQHDKDNQQQAQKKGWGGLAGLRDRTSLQDRLVDRLLQQVMPIDGSVQDNSEAVPNPFERPNFNLTIMSNNFRRFNSRIGVVFRFQDKVEALLSWQTTSHTVSYLAILTFVCLDPYLLAALPIGILVFGILIPGFVARHPAPPKGTLSSEQSIGYSPTGPPLAPAATPKPAKELSMDFVRNARDLQNQMGDFSNGYDKVVELLVPIANFSNEALSSTVFLFAVLGGIVMILAAHMLPWRFIFLIATWTPVILCHPTVTKLLHEARKSQGNVQEALAKTWLDNWIADDVILDSAPETREVEIFELQRKSAAGEWESWVFSPNPYDPLSQARITGDRPKGTRFFEDVMPPTAWEWSEKKWALDLWSREWVEERIITGVEVETEGERWVYDIWSDKEERTGVIDTPEPVKSKDMAMRQTSWEEGEDTIERRGDWRRRRWVRLVKRKAAPDTS; from the exons ATGGACGACTTTACGACCGAGATTATTGCCTCCGCAGAGGACGCGAATGCAGGCGAGGGCGGttcacagcccagccagcacgacaaggacaaccagcagcaagcacagAAGAAAGGATGGGGCGGGCTGGCTGGTTTGCGAGACAGGACGTCGCTTCAAGACCGGTTGGTAGACAG GCTGCTCCAGCAGGTGATGCCAATCGATGGCTCGGTACAGGACAACAGCGAAGCGGTGCCGAACCCTTTTGAACGGCCCAACTTTAACCTGACGATCATGTCCAACAACTTCCGGCGGTTCAACTCGCGTATCGGAGTTGTGTTTCGGTTCCAAGACAAGGTCGAGGCTCTGCTGTCCTGGCAGACCACCTCGCATACAGTTTCCTACCTTGCCATCTTGACATTTGTCTGTCTCGATCCTTACCTACTTGCAGCGCTGCCCATAGGTATCCTAGTGTTTGGCATTCTTATACCGGGATTTGTAGCGCGACATCCGGCACCCCCCAAAGGGACTCTATCAAGCGAACAGAGCATAGGATACTCCCCAACTGGACCACCCTTAGCACCAGCCGCAACGCCAAAGCCTGCCAAGGAGCTCAGTATGGACTTTGTACGAAATGCGCGAGATTTACAAAACCAAATGGGCGACTTCAGCAATGGATATGACAAGGTGGTGGAACTTCTGGTCCCCATTGCCAACTTTAGCAACGAGGCACTATCGTCGACTGTATTCTTATTCGCTGTCCTCGGGGGCATCGTCATGATCCTCGCCGCACACATGCTCCCATGGCGGTTCATATTCCTCATCGCCACCTGGACGCCTGTAATTCTCTGCCACCCAACTGTCACAAAATTACTCCACGAAGCCCGGAAGAGCCAAGGCAATGTTCAAGAAGCGCTGGCAAAAACATGGCTAGACAACTGGATCGCCGACGACGTGATTCTTGATTCCGCGCCCGAAACGCGCGAAGTCGAGATTTTCGAGCTTCAGCGCAAATCAGCGGCCGGCGAATGGGAATCCTGGGTATTCTCCCCCAACCCCTACGACCCGCTCTCTCAGGCTCGCATTACGGGTGACCGACCGAAGGGCACGCGGTTCTTCGAGGACGTGATGCCGCCTACGGCGTGGGAGTGGAGCGAGAAGAAGTGGGCTTTGGACCTCTGGAGCCGCGAATGGGTTGAAGAACGTATCATTACGggagttgaggttgagaCGGAGGGGGAGAGGTGGGTGTACGACATTTGGAGCGACAAGGAGGAGAGGACGGGGGTGATTGATACGCCTGAGCCGGTGAAGAGTAAGGATATGGCGATGCGGCAGACGAGTTgggaggaaggggaggatACCATAGAGAGAAGGGGAGactggcggaggaggagatgggtGCGGTTGGTTAAGCGGAAGGCAGCTCCGGACACTTCATGA
- a CDS encoding dual specificity tyrosine-phosphorylation regulated kinase 2 (similar to Aspergillus terreus NIH2624 XP_001216818.1), with amino-acid sequence MLSASSSRNHSLLSFDRNGDAGHTSQSTGSFDFLPSVSFDDLHTSIESASTEFKLTQFPSPGGEGSILEAKGLMEKKLPERPAMAQNAGSTRGSIPPPSSRPGRSGSILRRPSTSSRQTSVSSIVSSSSGTVDASTTSASMRTRRQSQYPPVSNTAVAPRPPRKSMGPGAMTDSDAATRNGHARRPSLLGDKTGSRDSARRSIDGGSALGSESNRNLPVTRATKAKSVQPPPRTSQANLLGGSTLTPEQNRFSTLAPRSPRIGGKAGTPSSSGSKRMSMMPGSHATGLGARTISPTDTRRMKRLSMMPTSQSLNMVANVPPPPPPVSMDVRADSRSPSMIPRKASLTPSSARTTPDINNRKSYSSGLSIGSTASYNTVRTSTGSVQPRLPPSSSVTRLPAPKHGSTHNNMQNEDDEDVPPVPAIPKAYESPKESQAEAYFVEKKKSNLNTFDSTSIHSNSTGSISMPVHPEPTKSQQKSSIRKSSYAGITTTESEKQANQARKQLEPLRLPPLNIGPLNLPSNSKVNSQSTSHGDLSPPPSRQLPKTPTTPMTASKSSFFSKSRYDETLELPSLRSSTSTHHIRRITPTPPDGTTSDSSSSLIEPNQKSSISPFLSSSLPKGGFEPGHLKRSKTGGDYNTITGNFFGPTVVSTIESKPAGPRELNKDKPTPKSPPPEPVESQEPRSPSSKTSLRRKLSLSWKRGNSKSSSGETADKSGAQQASKFDHMPPPRIPASASAAVGGYSGIKQPNPSPAVNAIPNGSNVETRRRKSSAASLTNYGPPSRVKSDTWQAHKDGPDSITVPSTRSASGVPSKMVKPKPSVNALRTVSSWTIDLDKDDMAAEEEMRKLGSRRKETEIAGRTLDALKKRATPKERVGSQDAIRIAMLNIYERGEIIDYNDVYFCGTQNARKVVGNLQSDAPNFGYDDDRGDYTIVPGDHLAYRYEIVDVLGKGSFGQVVRCIDHKLGVLVAVKIIRNKKRFHQQALVEVNILQKLREWDPKNKHSMVNFTQSFYFRGHLCISTELLDMNLYEFIKAHSFRGFSLRIIRRFTKQILSSLVLLKQRKVIHCDLKPENILLRHPIHSEIKVIDFGSSCFEHEKVYTYIQSRFYRSPEVILGMTYGMPIDMWSVGCILAELYTGVPIFPGENEQEQLACIMEVFGPPEKHLIEKSTRKKLFFDSMGKPRLTVSSKGRRRRPSSKTLQQALKCDDEAFLDFIARCLRWDPERRLRPEDAVRHEFITGQKLPAIVPRLPAREASPSKRLNPMSTPRPLPDPPGVVTKGIGGTLRTGISPHKPVSGTSRRTSGATAATAASINRRTSAGGSISSISSLPRAAGRTASGKQDLAAAGASAAMSRRG; translated from the exons ATGTTGtcagcatcctcatctaGAAATCACTCTCTGCTGTCTTTCGACCGAAATGGCGACGCCGGTCACACCAGCCAATCGACCGGATCCTTTGACTTTCTCCCATCAGTCAGTTTCGATGATCTGCACACGAGTATCGAATCGGCTTCCACCGAATTTAAGCTTACACAGTTTCCGTCACCAGGAGGTGAAGGAAGCATCCTCGAGGCCAAAGGACTAATGGAAAAGAAATTACCAGAAAGACCAGCCATGGCGCAAAACGCTGGGTCAACGCGTGGAAGCATACCCCCGCCCTCGAGCCGGCCAGGTCGCTCAGGGTCCATTCTGCGTCGACCAAGTACTTCGAGCAGACAAACAAGCGTGTCCTCGATCGTGTCATCCTCATCTGGTACGGTAGATGCTTCCACCACGTCCGCCTCCATGCGAACTCGTCGTCAGAGCCAATACCCGCCGGTTTCAAACACGGCTGTCGCCCCTCGGCCGCCGCGTAAATCCATGGGCCCAGGAGCCATGACGGATTCAGATGCAGCCACCCGGAATGGACATGCTAGGCGCCCTAGTCTGTTGGGAGACAAAACTGGATCGCGCGACTCTGCAAGACGTTCTATTGATGGTGGTTCTGCACTCGGCTCAGAGTCGAATCGCAACTTGCCAGTCACAAGGGCGACCAAAGCCAAGTCGGTGCAACCGCCTCCCAGGACCAGCCAGGCAAACTTATTAGGAGGCTCTACTCTTACCCCAGAGCAAAATCGCTTTTCCACCTTGGCTCCGCGATCTCCACGTATTGGTGGGAAGGCAGGCACACCGTCCTCTAGCGGCAGCAAAaggatgtcgatgatgccaggTAGTCACGCCACTGGGCTAGGAGCCCGGACAATCAGCCCAACTGACACCCGGAGGATGAAACGGTTATCAATGATGCCGACATCACAGAGTCTGAATATGGTTGCCAACGTacctccgccgcctccgccagTATCAATGGACGTCCGAGCCGACTCTCGTTCTCCGTCGATGATTCCACGGAAAGCCTCCCTAACCCCGTCTTCTGCCCGAACAACTCCAGACATCAATAATCGAAAGTCGTACAGCTCCGGCCTCTCAATAGGTTCCACTGCTAGTTATAATACCGTGAGGACGTCCACGGGATCTGTTCAACCCCGCCTGCCTCCGTCATCATCTGTGACTCGGCTACCAGCTCCCAAGCATGGCAGCACACATAACAACATGCAGaacgaggacgatgaggatgttCCTCCCGTTCCTGCTATACCCAAGGCTTATGAATCACCAAAGGAATCTCAAGCCGAGGCTTATTttgtggagaagaagaagtcgaaCCTCAACACCTTTGACTCTACCAGTATTCATAGCAATTCTACTGGCAGCATATCAATGCCAGTTCACCCTGAGCCAACCAAATCGCAACAAAAGTCGAGCATTAGAAAGAGCTCGTACGCGGGCATAACTACTACTGAATCAGAGAAGCAAGCGAACCAGGCAAGGAAACAACTGGAACCATTGAGGCTACCACCTCTCAATATTGGGCCCTTAAACCTCCCGTCCAACTCCAAAGTTAACAGCCAAAGTACTTCTCACGGAGACCTCAGCCCGCCCCCGTCGAGACAACTTCCCAAGACCCCTACAACACCCATGACGGCCTCAAAGAGCTCATTCTTCTCTAAAAGTCGATATGACGAGACATTGGAGCTCCCGTCCCTTCGGAGTAGTACTTCCACTCACCACATCCGCCGCATTACACCAACACCTCCTGACGGCACCACTTCGGACTCATCATCTAGCCTGATTGAACCGAACCAAAAGTCGAGCATCTCACCTTTCTTATCGTCGTCCTTGCCTAAGGGTGGCTTTGAGCCAGGCCACCTGAAAAGATCCAAGACTGGGGGGGACTATAATACCATCACAGGCAATTTCTTCGGCCCTACTGTCGTATCCACTATCGAGTCGAAACCCGCTGGTCCTCGAGAGCTGAACAAGGATAAGCCTACTCCGaaatctcctcctcccgAACCCGTCGAGTCTCAGGAACCCAGAAGTCCTTCTTCCAAGACATCGCTGCGAAGGAAGCTTAGCTTGTCATGGAAGAGAGGCAACTCCAAGTCCAGTTCCGGTGAAACTGCAGACAAATCAGGCGCTCAGCAGGCTTCAAAATTCGATCACATGCCTCCCCCGCGAATTCCTGCGTCAGCATCTGCTGCAGTGGGCGGCTACTCTGGCATCAAACAGCCTAACCCAAGTCCCGCTGTGAATGCAATCCCCAACGGGTCCAATGTTGAGACTCGAAGACGAAAGAGTTCTGCAGCTAGCTTGACGAATTATGGTCCCCCAAGTCGCGTTAAGAGTGATACATGGCAAGCCCATAAAGATGGCCCTGATTCCATTACTGTCCCTTCAACTAGAAGTGCTAGTGGGGTACCGAGCAAGATGgtcaagcccaagccatctGTGAACGCTCTTCGCACCGTGAGTTCTTGGACCATCGATCTGGACAAGGATGATATGGCCGCGGAAGAAGAGATGCGCAAGCTCGGGTCTCGACGCAAAGAAACAGAGATTGCTGGCAGAACTTTGGATGCtctgaagaagagagcaacGCCGAAGGAGCGCGTTGGGTCTCAAGATGCCATTCGAATTGCCATGCTCAATATATATGAGCGAGGTGAAATCATTGACTACAACGATGTATACTTTTGTGGAACGCAAAACGCCCGCAAGGTTGTGGGGAACCTGCAGTCTGATGCACCTAATTTTGGCTACGACGATGACCGCGGCGATTACACTATTGTTCCTGGTGATCACCTTGCATACAGATATGAGATTGTGGACGTTCTTGGAAAGGGAAGCTTTGGACAGGTTGTTCGATGCATTGACCACAAGCTGGGCGTTCTCGTGGCGGTGAAAATCATTAGAAACAAGAAGAGATTTCACCAACAAGCCCTTGTCGAAGTTAATATTCTCCAAAAACTTCGCGAATGG GATCCCAAAAATAAGCACAGCATGGTCAACTTTACCCAGAGTTTCTATTTCCGCGGTCACTTATGCATCTCAACTGAACTCCTGGATATGAACCTGTATGAGTTTATCAAGGCCCATTCTTTCCGTGGATTCTCTCTGCGAATTATCAGGCGCTTCACAAAGCAGATTCTAAGTTCTTTGGTTCTCCTCAAGCAACGCAAGGTTATTCACTGCGATCTGAAGCCTGAAAACATTCTGCTGAGACATCCTATACATTCTGAGATCAAGGTCATCGACTTTGGATCGAGTTGCTTCGAGCATGAGAAAGTATATACATACATCCAGTCAAGATTCTACCGGTCACCGGAGGTCATTCTAGGCATGACTTACGGTATGCCGATTGACATGTGGAGTGTGGGTTGTATATTGGCAGAGTTGTACACTGGTGTTCCAATCTTCCCTGGCGAGAATGAGCAGGAACAGCTGGCATGCATCATGGAGGTATTTGGGCCTCCAGAGAAGCACTTGATTGAGAAGAGCACGAGAAAGAAGCTATTTTTCGACTCCATGGGCAAGCCACGCTTGACGGTATCGTCCAAGGGCCGCCGCCGGCGCCCATCTTCTAAAACGTTGCAGCAAGCATTAAaatgtgatgatgaagcCTTCCTGGACTTTATTGCTCGCTGCCTGCGATGGGATCCTGAAAGACGGTTGAGGCCTGAAGACGCAGTTCGGCATGAATTCATCACGGGTCAGAAACTGCCCGCAATCGTTCCAAGACTCCCGGCAAGAGaggcatcaccatcaaagcGGCTCAATCCCATGTCAACACCACGTCCCTTGCCCGACCCTCCGGGAGTTGTGACAAAAGGAATCGGCGGCACCTTGCGAACTGGCATCAGTCCCCACAAGCCAGTGTCTGGCACCTCAAGAAGAACATCCGGCGCGACCGCTGCTACTGctgccagcatcaacagaCGAACTAGTGCTGGCGGATCCATCAGTAGCATCAGCAGCCTTCCCCGTGCCGCTGGTCGAACTGCTAGTGGCAAACAGGACCTGGCGGCAGCGGGTGCTTCTGCCGCAATGAGCCGACGAGGATAA
- a CDS encoding polyamine transport protein (similar to Metarhizium acridum CQMa 102 XP_007808956.1) produces the protein MFPSLLSHHIAYQPVDDTLVGSGDFDKTPPSSSRPSLLVARAPEKKKLVPNAKVTTFRSHRLNRAERSGNSASNQELVAAHHAKQAFCDKGLEAVASRLYFGNQELTTQDPVDQKYPTTASIPAFETVDWSGKATTPSSLPLLLYKQLDSQTSYAGPFSMAGAGPMLDLLADNDFATSSENRSHSPHISRVTTIQYPGHSLVSKIRPAEGNSPTRQPDIVGESRGQEYQQSRNKVAPFDPANDGRGTGGFPHEMLTSPPSTTSPSSAIQDTSPQGNSTEESHSSVVEPGPNSEGKNELAMAEKDDSEALAGMPWHMLKIPISKVRPCVLEPTSETHASNYPTFGPKVQLALLDNLNPNSSGTTSGPFSFEQTPLSSGKHVSCRGDSFSTVGSHEGHHHASLPKQVTAVTSGDHSIDNCPTSYNLSLTSDKSLSRPDEFILLPSHSDLSSGEVLEVTDIEAAAPRASPMSKSDGATLDDYAQQISPPSNTRSEGDLAISESRQAAEHFATPATNSPVLYAPIPVSKLRPSFPTDYAADSQARGHSSIPKFDTGSDDLGPGKRPQTLYSTGSSGHTQALNSMFDYKRTAQWLKEVLRYPETHPPKYTKHPGQRRRMCNTSPDQRSVLSCIISSKSQNKQSTLSENQSSKFDRMGFKRAVSDLERLLNEALAIASQVVDHPASSSTQGRDKQPSTSAYSQAHSLTSQLMKGSRSKASFCSPSADGSGGDFTQVENNADKDASQEGKLSIALPGSMLNGVARGQVPRVEIGQRESQDLGRAGEFKIPRRKSSKKLAIISTTQASQGIKPHLRAGHLDMTNPGNKFTTKRNEMSRPPGHEPGAARPRPAYQHHPTHRQPLAGDDMLPERDIAGRSLHTDHGISLRRRSHVSLRGAQGFSLAKSHKRQPIARD, from the exons ATGTTCCCTTCGCTTCTCAGCCATCACATAGCCTACCAACCTGTCGACGACACTCTAGTGGGCAGCGGCGACTTTGACAAGACACCTCCTTCAAGTAGCCGACCTTCCCTGTTGGTAGCTCGTGCCCcagagaaaaaaaaattagtGCCGAATGCCAAGGTTACTACTTTTCGATCCCATCGTTTAAATCGTGCTGAGAGAAGTGGTAATTCGGCGAGCAATCAGGAGCTCGTGGCAGCTCATCACGCCAAACAGGCATTTTGCGATAAAGGCCTGGAAGCAGTGGCCTCAAGGCTGTACTTTGGGAACCAAGAACTTACAACACAAGACCCGGTCGACCAGAAATATCCCACTACAGCGAGCATACCTGCATTTGAAACCGTTGATTGGTCAGGAAAGGCTACGACACCGAGCtcgcttcctcttcttctgt ATAAACAACTAGATAGTCAAACGAGCTACGCAGGACCCTTTTCGATGGCAGGTGCAGGCCCGATGCTTGACCTCTTGGCCGACAATGACTTTGCAACGTCTTCTGAAAATCGTTCACACTCTCCTCACATATCAAGAGTAACAACGATCCAATACCCTGGTCATAGTTTGGTTTCCAAGATTCGGCCGGCTGAAGGCAATTCCCCAACTCGCCAACCCGACATAGTCGGAGAAAGCCGGGGACAGGAGTATCAACAAAGCCGCAACAAGGTTGCCCCTTTCGATCCAGCAAACGATGGACGTGGCACGGGGGGATTTCCGCACGAAATGTTGACATCCCCACCTTCAACTACTAGTCCTTCAAGTGCGATACAGGATACATCGCCCCAAGGCAACTCTACGGAGGAGTCTCACAGCTCAGTCGTCGAGCCAGGCCCAAATTCAGAAGGCAAAAATGAACTAGCAATGGCAGAGAAAGACGATTCAGAAGCTTTGGCCGGCATGCCCTGGCACATGCTGAAAATACCCATTTCCAAGGTTCGTCCTTGTGTCCTAGAGCCAACTTCGGAAACGCACGCTTCGAACTATCCAACTTTTGGCCCCAAGGTCCAGCTTGCCCTATTGGATAACCTGAACCCCAATTCCTCAGGTACAACTTCAGGGCCCTTTTCTTTTGAGCAAACACCTCTCTCATCTGGTAAGCATGTCTCCTGTAGAGGCGACTCGTTCAGCACTGTTGGCTCGCATGAGGGTCATCATCATGCGTCTCTACCGAAGCAAGTCACGGCAGTCACAAGTGGTGACCACTCAATCGATAATTGCCCTACATCATACAACTTGTCCCTCACTAGTGATAAAAGTCTGAGTCGCCCCGACGAGTTTATTCTGTTGCCCTCTCATAGCGATCTATCAAGTGGCGAAGTCCTTGAAGTGACCGACATAGAGGCAGCAGCCCCCAGAGCATCACCAATGTCTAAATCAGATGGTGCGACTTTAGATGATTACGCTCAACAGATAAGCCCTCCCTCAAACACCCGTTCCGAAGGGGACTTGGCGATATCCGAATCCAGGCAAGCAGCCGAACACTTCGCTACTCCGGCCACAAATTCCCCAGTTCTGTACGCACCCATTCCCGTATCTAAGCTCCGCCCGTCTTTCCCGACGGATTACGCAGCCGATTCTCAAGCACGTGGACATAGCTCGATTCCCAAA TTTGACACTGGCTCGGATGACCTAGGCCCTGGCAAAAGACCTCAGACTTTATACTCGACCGGCTCCTCAGGACACACTCAGGCCCTAAACTCCATGTTCGATTACAAGCGTACAGCTCAGTGGCTGAAGGAAGTCTTGAGATATCCCGAGACGCACCCACCAAAGTATACGAAGCACCCTGGCCAGCGCCGTCGAATGTGCAACACATCGCCCGATCAAAGGTCAGTACTGTCTTGCATCATCTCCTCAAAATCCCAAAACAAACAGTCGACCTTGTCCGAAAATCAGTCGTCGAAATTCGATCGCATGGGATTTAAACGTGCCGTTAGTGATTTGGAGAGACTCCTGAATGAGGCACTGGCAATTGCGTCACAGGTTGTGGACCATCCAGCTTCAAGCTCTACTCAGGGGAGAGACAAGCAACCATCTACAAGTGCTTATTCACAGGCCCATAGCCTTACTAGTCAACTCATGAAAGGCAGTCGCTCCAAGGCTAGTTTCTGTTCACCAAGTGCAGATGGCAGCGGTGGGGACTTCACCCAGGTCGAAAATAATGCCGACAAAGATGCCAGCCAGGAAGGGAAGCTATCCATTGCGCTGCCAGGGTCGATGTTAAACGGTGTTGCTCGTGGTCAAGTTCCTCGAGTTGaaatcgggcaacgagagagTCAAGACCTTGGCCGAGCTGGCGAATTCAAAATTCCACGCAGAAAGTCTAGCAAGAAATTGGCCATAATATCCACTACGCAAGCTAGTCAAGGGATCAAACCTCATCTTCGAGCTGGTCACCTGGATATGACAAACCCCGGAAACAAATTCACGACAAAACGTAACGAAATGTCTAGGCCTCCAGGTCATGAACCAGGGGCAGCGAGGCCAAGGCCTGCttatcaacaccatccaacTCATCGACAGCCACTAGCAGGTGATGACATGCTTCCCGAACGAGATATTGCTGGCAGGTCATTACACACAGATCACGGTATCAGTCTTCGTCGACGATCGCACGTCAGTCTGAGAGGAGCCCAAGGGTTCAGTCTTGCCAAGTCACATAAGCGACAACCAATTGCTCGAGACTAG